A single window of Athene noctua chromosome 1, bAthNoc1.hap1.1, whole genome shotgun sequence DNA harbors:
- the PCDH8 gene encoding protocadherin-8, protein MSSLRLLAVACLLALSRGKTVRYRTDEEGAPGTVIGTLADEMPVKAPGEMSFRLMRQFSNSSLVRVREEDGQLSIGEAGLDRERLCGQAPQCVLAFDVVSCWRERYRLVHVELEVRDINDNAPRFPRAQMALEVSESAAPGTRLPLEVAVDEDVGSNSIQSFQVSLNSHFGVEAQTRADGARCADLVLLQELDRERQPSYTLELVAKDGGSPARSGTATVHVRVLDANDNSPAFAQGSVTVELPEDAPPGSLLLDLDAADPDEGPNGEVVYAFSSQVPPEARRLFRLDPRSGRLTLEAAVDYERTRTYELDVRAQDRGASPRAATCTVVVRLTDVNDNAPRISISALRGAASAAGVAYISEAAASESFVALVSASDRDSGANGQVRCSLRGHDHFALQRAYEDSYMIVTTAALDRERIPEYNLTVVAEDLGSPPFKTVRQYTVRVSDENDNAPLFAKPLYEVAVAENNPPGAYITTVVARDPDLGHNGKVTYRLLETQVMGAPISTYVSVDPATGAIYALRTFNYEILKQLDLRIQATDGGSPQLSSSTLVKVRMVDQNDNPPVIIHPVLTNGTVEIGVSSKTSRDSLVAQIKARDADDGANAELSFAFLEEPHQDLFTINPSTGDIVLRGDLSEELGQLFKVILTVTDNGRPPLATTATVNFLVTATAPSSIQELAKPSSWEGKALQWDIPLIVIIVLAGSCTLLLVAIITIATTCNRRKKGNEIKNNTSLKEQIDISHLEKGRQEEGSQRGNVFEVRTFPSKTSFTSPDPSPAAEEISTAESSSDSTCLYEGQKRLRGPSGEGFTAAPSYSKEPAPPVAIWKGHSFNTISGREAEKFSGKDSGKGDSDFNDSDSDISGDALKKDLITHMQNGLWACTAECKILGHSDRCWSPSCGRANPHPSPHPSAPLSTFCKSTSLPRDPLRRDNFYQAQLPKTVGLQSVYEKVLHRDFDRTITLLSPPRPARLPDLQEIGVPLYPSPSTRYLGPQTDTAEKV, encoded by the exons ATGAGCTCCCTGCGGCTGCTGGCCGTCGCCTGCCTGCTGGCCCTGTCCCGGGGCAAGACGGTGAGGTACCGCACCGACGAGGAGGGCGCGCCGGGCACGGTGATCGGGACGCTGGCCGACGAGATGCCGGTGAAGGCGCCGGGGGAGATGAGCTTCCGCCTGATGCGGCAGTTCAGCAACAGCTCGCTGGTGCGGGTGCGGGAGGAGGACGGGCAGCTGAGCATCGGCGAAGCGGGGCTGGACCGGGAGCGGCTGTGCGGGCAGGCCCCCCAGTGCGTCCTGGCCTTCGACGTGGTGAGCTGCTGGCGGGAGCGCTACCGCCTGGTGCACGTGGAGCTGGAGGTGCGCGACATCAACGACAACGCGCCACGCTTCCCCCGTGCCCAGATGGCGCTGGAGGTGTCGGAGAGTGCCGCGCCCGGCACCCGCCTCCCGCTGGAGGTGGCCGTGGACGAGGACGTGGGCTCCAACTCCATCCAGAGCTTCCAGGTCTCCCTCAACAGCCATTTCGGCGTGGAGGCGCAGACGCGGGCGGATGGGGCACGTTGCGCTGACCTGgtgctgctccaggagctggacCGCGAGCGCCAGCCCTCCTACACGCTGGAGCTGGTGGCCAAGGACGGCGGCAGCCCGGCACGCTCGGGCACGGCCACCGTGCATGTCCGCGTCCTCGACGCCAACGACAACAGCCCTGCCTTCGCCCAGGGCTCGGTCACAGTGGAGCTGCCCGAGGATGCGCCGCCAGGGTCCCTGCTGCTTGACCTGGACGCTGCCGACCCCGACGAGGGCCCCAACGGTGAGGTGGTCTACGCTTTCAGCAGCCAGGTGCCCCCCGAGGCACGGCGGCTCTTCCGCCTTGACCCACGCTCGGGCCGCCTCACGCTGGAGGCCGCCGTGGACTACGAGCGCACCCGCACCTACGAGCTGGACGTGCGCGCCCAGGACCGCGGTGCCAGCCCACGTGCTGCCACCTGCACCGTCGTCGTGCGCCTCACCGATGTCAATGACAATGCACCACGCATCAGCATCAGCGCCCTCCGTGGTGCCGCCAGCGCTGCTGGCGTGGCCTACATCAGCGAGGCAGCGGCCAGCGAGAGCTTTGTAGCCCTCGTCAGTGCTTCGGATCGTGACTCGGGCGCCAACGGGCAGGTGCGCTGCAGCCTCCGTGGCCACGACCACTTCGCCCTGCAGCGTGCCTATGAGGACAGCTACATGATCGTCACCACAGCAGCGCTGGACCGCGAGCGCATCCCCGAGTACAACCTTACGGTGGTGGCCGAGGACCTGGGCTCACCGCCCTTCAAGACCGTCCGCCAGTACACAGTGCGGGTGAGTGATGAGAATGACAACGCGCCACTCTTCGCCAAGCCCCTCTACGAGGTGGCTGTGGCAGAGAACAACCCCCCAGGCGCCTACATCACCACCGTGGTGGCGCGTGACCCTGATCTTGGTCACAATGGTAAGGTCACCTACCGACTCCTGGAGACGCAGGTCATGGGGGCCCCCATCTCCACCTATGTCTCGGTGGACCCTGCCACTGGGGCCATCTATGCCCTCAGGACGTTCAACTATGAGATCCTTAAGCAGCTGGACCTGAGAATCCAGGCCACAGACGGAGGCTCCCCACAGCTCTCTAGCAGCACCCTTGTCAAAGTGAGAATGGTGGACCAGAACGACAACCCTCCTGTCATCATCCACCCGGTGCTCACCAATGGGACGGTGGAAATTGGTGTGTCCAGCAAGACCTCCCGTGACTCCCTGGTGGCTCAGATCAAAGCTCGAGACGCAGATGATGGGGCCAATGCCGAGCTCAGTTTTGCCTTCTTGGAAGAGCCCCATCAGGACCTTTTCACCATCAACCCAAGTACTGGGGATATTGTCCTGAGGGGCGACCTCTCTGAAGAGCTGGGACAACTCTTCAAGGTCATCCTCACTGTGACAGACAACGGCAGACCCCCCCTGGCCACAACCGCCACAGTCAACTTCCTGGTGACCGCCACTGCTCCTTCCAGTATCCAGGAGCTAGCCAAGCCCAGCTCCTGGGAAGGAAAGGCTTTGCAGTGGGACATCCCTCTGATCGTGATCATTGTCCTGGCGGGCAGCTGCACCCTCCTCCTGGTGGCTATAATCACCATTGCCACCACCTGCAACAGGCGCAAGAAGGGGAACGAGATCAAAAACAACACCTCCTTGAAGGAGCAGATAGACATCTCCCACCTGGAGAAGGGCCGGCAGGAGGAGGGCAGCCAGAGAGGGAATGTGTTTGAGGTACGAACCTTTCCCAGCAAAACTTCTTTCACCAGCCCTGACCCTTCTCCAGCCGCTGAAGAGATCTCCACCGCTGAGAGCAGCAGCGACAGCACTTGCCTTTATGAGGGTCAGAAGAGGCTGAGAGGACCGAGCGGGGAG GGTTTCACAGCTGCTCCGAGCTACAGCAAGGAGCCTGCTCCCCCCGTGGCCATTTGGAAGGGACACTCGTTCAACACCATCTCCGGCCGAGAGGCAGAGAAGTTCAGTGGCAAAGACAGTGGCAAGGGCGACAGCGATTTTAACGACAGCGACTCGGATATCAGCGGAGATGCCCTGAAGAAAGATCTCATCACGCACATGCAGAACG GTCTGTGGGCATGCACGGCCGAGTGCAAGATCCTGGGCCACTCAGACCGCTGCTGGAGCCCCTCCTGCGGCCGAGCCAACCCtcacccctctccccacccttctGCACCCCTCTCCACCTTCTGCAAGAGCACGTCCTTGCCCAGGGATCCCCTTCGCAGGGACAACTTTTACCAAGCCCAGCTGCCCAAAACAGTGGGGCTTCAGAGCGTCTACGAGAAAGTGCTGCACAGGGACTTTGACCGGACAATCACGCTCCTCTCTCCACCACGCCCCGCACGGCTCCCTGATCTTCAGGAGATTGGGGTGCCCCTCTACCCATCCCCCTCAACTAGATACCTGGGCCCCCAGACTGACACGGCTGAGAAAGTGTAG